One window of Erwinia aphidicola genomic DNA carries:
- the udk gene encoding uridine kinase, which produces MTDKSHQCVIVGIAGASASGKSLIASTLYREVRDRVGDENIGVIPEDAYYKDQSHLTMEERVKTNYDHPSAMDHSLLLQHLQMLKAGQQIELPVYSYVEHTRTSQTIILKPKKVIILEGILLLTDARLRQEMNFSIFVDTPLDICLMRRMKRDVNERGRSMDSVM; this is translated from the coding sequence ATGACTGACAAGTCACACCAGTGCGTCATCGTAGGTATCGCGGGCGCATCTGCCTCGGGAAAAAGTCTTATTGCCAGTACGCTGTATCGTGAAGTGCGCGATCGGGTAGGTGATGAAAACATCGGCGTTATCCCAGAGGATGCCTATTACAAAGACCAAAGCCATTTAACCATGGAAGAGCGGGTCAAAACCAACTACGACCACCCGAGCGCCATGGATCACAGCCTCCTGCTGCAACATCTGCAGATGCTGAAAGCAGGGCAGCAGATTGAACTGCCGGTCTACAGCTACGTTGAGCATACCCGCACCTCGCAAACGATTATTCTCAAACCGAAGAAAGTGATTATTCTTGAAGGCATTCTGCTGCTGACCGATGCGCGCCTGCGCCAGGAGATGAACTTCTCCATCTTCGTCGACACGCCGCTGGATATCTGCCTGATGCGCCGTATGAAGCGTGATGTTAACGAACGCGGCCGCTCCATGGATTCGGTCATG
- a CDS encoding phosphatase PAP2 family protein has translation MSWHLIHLLTYFGDSMLLIPTAIIMALLLHWKSDDKRTAWYWVLAFCAAGAVVSLSKIAFLGFGIGSARFNFTGFSGHSAMSATLWPVMLWLLSGRLSNVWRGLALVVGYLIPLMVGISRLVLNYHSTSEVICGLILGFTLSTAFLVSQRRIRPHGFSPVQLCIALLLPLLLIGHGRIATTQQFLQRLSVQIAGIDHAWTREELLKLRQ, from the coding sequence GTGTCCTGGCATCTCATTCATCTCCTGACTTACTTTGGCGACAGCATGTTGCTGATCCCGACCGCCATCATTATGGCGCTGCTGCTGCACTGGAAAAGTGACGATAAGCGCACCGCGTGGTACTGGGTGCTGGCGTTTTGCGCGGCGGGTGCAGTGGTTAGTCTGTCTAAAATTGCCTTTCTCGGGTTTGGCATCGGCAGCGCACGCTTTAATTTTACCGGATTCAGCGGCCACAGCGCGATGTCTGCCACCCTGTGGCCGGTGATGCTGTGGCTGCTGAGCGGCCGTCTTAGCAACGTCTGGCGCGGGCTGGCGCTGGTTGTCGGCTATCTGATCCCGCTGATGGTGGGGATTTCACGCCTGGTGCTTAATTACCACTCCACCAGCGAAGTCATCTGCGGTCTGATCCTCGGTTTCACCCTCAGCACCGCCTTCCTCGTCAGCCAGCGCCGCATCCGCCCGCACGGATTCTCCCCCGTCCAGCTGTGCATTGCCCTGCTGCTGCCGCTGTTGCTGATTGGTCATGGGCGCATCGCCACCACTCAGCAATTTTTACAGCGTCTGTCGGTGCAGATAGCCGGTATCGACCATGCCTGGACGCGCGAAGAGCTGCTGAAGCTTCGCCAGTAA
- a CDS encoding diguanylate cyclase, translating into MTTETLPRPETSPQPWLNAGLLGVLSFVVTFYCLELIKVSGQISPLWFSTALMTIVVFRNPRRTLPLLLLGCVLGVACANALVIGPALSNLLFPLINLIQALLGGALLRLLLDRHAPLSSLLSWSKMLVAVGIFTPLVGGLLASWLLDIHGHASLRFFTTWVMSEVVGMLAIGPVCLLWQRDYVRRHLRQNVLFEALLTLTATLALCWVTLRYAPWPFTFVIVILFYSAVRLPRLEAFVVYLATVSMMSLMLVFQLIPIDTTARQLLSMPWVPFLLALIPSHMMTLVMHSFREERKHISESETRFRHAMEFSAIGMALVSPSGQWLQVNKSLCKLLGYTPKELLSLNFQQLTHPDDLNADLTQLQALLTAEIDNYSMEKRYLRKDGEIVWTLLAVSLVRDSEHTPLYLIAQIEDITGLKQTEKVNQRLMERITLANEAGGIGVWEWDFNSGTMSWDKRMFQIYQLPSAMQASYLTWVNSLHPADREMAIKTFDNAARDGTPADVEFRIETATGIRYIRSQGSIVLDEKGNVERMLGINQDVTAMRLLTDALYQEKERMHITLDAIGEAVISTDDEMRVIFMNPVAEKMSGWLQHQASGRPLSDILRITYGSHGPRIENLLQCDVPQEKTPGDFDAGLVLHNRAGEQYAVHYSLSPLSTLEGEQIGSVMVIQDVSESREMMKRLSYSASHDMLTRLPNRVSFERQLKRLIASASEHQVQHALVFIDLDRFKAVNDTAGHAAGDALLREISGVMQHHLRGTDFLARLGGDEFGVLLAECSMEKASEAVGRIVDAVNQHRFLWEGRLHRVGASAGLTVITRENASASELMAQADLACYNAKHNGRGQLSVYENHLHQRLKPVMSRIENEQIITQQPMRLQIRAAAPPRKIHAVSFWLAEMQLFTPEGYEIDEASFRAGLQDGELFVALDRKLMSEFFQHYAQGVIGKSLTLALPLSGFGLREDAFISDALAMIGRYNVPDHLLWFTINADVLSQPDERLHANIGRLRAAGCRIVLRDFGRNLDAFNQLPADEIDYLILAPELVSNVHCNLMDEMMVSIIHGHAQRQGILTLAGPVDLPAALNTLSSIGIDAVWGDTIAARQPLSALLVNSYFAIK; encoded by the coding sequence ATGACGACAGAAACTTTGCCCCGCCCCGAGACCTCTCCCCAACCCTGGCTTAACGCCGGGCTGCTGGGGGTATTGAGTTTTGTCGTCACGTTTTACTGCCTGGAACTGATTAAGGTCAGCGGGCAGATCTCGCCGCTCTGGTTCTCTACTGCCCTGATGACCATCGTGGTGTTCCGCAACCCACGCCGCACGCTGCCGCTGCTGTTACTCGGCTGCGTGCTGGGTGTTGCCTGTGCCAATGCGCTGGTGATTGGCCCGGCTCTGTCTAACCTTCTCTTCCCGCTGATCAACCTGATCCAGGCGCTGCTTGGCGGCGCTCTGCTGCGCCTGCTGCTCGATCGCCATGCCCCACTTAGCTCGTTATTAAGCTGGAGTAAAATGTTGGTGGCCGTGGGGATTTTCACCCCGCTGGTCGGCGGGCTGCTGGCCAGCTGGCTGCTGGATATTCATGGCCATGCCTCGCTGCGCTTCTTTACGACCTGGGTGATGTCTGAAGTGGTCGGCATGCTGGCAATCGGACCGGTCTGCCTGCTGTGGCAGCGCGATTATGTGCGCCGCCACCTGCGCCAGAACGTGCTGTTTGAAGCCCTGCTGACGCTGACCGCCACGCTGGCGCTGTGTTGGGTCACGCTGCGCTATGCGCCCTGGCCATTTACCTTCGTGATTGTGATCCTGTTCTACAGCGCGGTGCGCCTGCCGCGCCTTGAAGCTTTTGTGGTCTATCTCGCCACCGTATCGATGATGTCGCTGATGCTGGTGTTCCAGCTGATCCCCATCGACACCACCGCGCGCCAGCTGCTCTCGATGCCCTGGGTCCCCTTCCTGCTGGCGCTGATCCCCAGCCATATGATGACGCTGGTGATGCACTCCTTCCGCGAAGAGCGCAAACATATCTCGGAGAGCGAAACGCGTTTCCGGCATGCCATGGAGTTTTCCGCTATCGGCATGGCGCTGGTTTCCCCCTCCGGCCAGTGGTTACAGGTCAATAAATCCCTGTGCAAACTGCTGGGGTACACCCCGAAGGAGCTACTGTCGCTTAACTTCCAGCAGCTGACCCATCCGGACGACCTCAACGCCGACCTGACGCAGCTGCAGGCGCTGCTGACGGCAGAGATCGACAACTACAGCATGGAAAAACGCTATCTGCGCAAGGACGGCGAGATTGTCTGGACGCTGCTGGCGGTGTCGCTGGTGCGCGACAGCGAGCACACTCCGCTGTATCTCATCGCACAGATCGAAGATATCACCGGCCTGAAGCAGACCGAAAAGGTCAACCAGCGCCTGATGGAACGCATCACGCTGGCGAATGAGGCGGGCGGGATTGGCGTCTGGGAGTGGGATTTTAATAGCGGCACCATGAGCTGGGATAAGCGCATGTTCCAGATCTATCAGTTGCCCAGTGCGATGCAGGCCAGTTACCTGACATGGGTAAACAGCCTGCACCCCGCCGACCGGGAGATGGCGATTAAAACCTTCGATAATGCTGCCAGAGACGGCACCCCGGCGGACGTTGAGTTCCGTATTGAAACCGCCACCGGCATCCGCTACATCCGCAGCCAGGGCAGCATCGTGCTGGATGAGAAAGGCAATGTCGAACGCATGCTGGGTATTAACCAGGATGTCACCGCTATGCGCCTGCTGACCGACGCGCTGTATCAGGAAAAAGAGCGGATGCACATCACGCTCGACGCCATCGGCGAAGCGGTGATCAGCACCGATGACGAGATGCGGGTGATCTTTATGAACCCGGTGGCCGAGAAGATGAGCGGCTGGCTGCAGCATCAGGCTTCCGGCAGGCCGCTAAGCGACATTCTGCGCATCACCTACGGCAGCCACGGCCCCCGGATAGAAAATCTGCTGCAGTGCGATGTGCCGCAGGAAAAAACACCGGGCGACTTTGACGCTGGGCTGGTGCTGCACAACCGCGCCGGCGAACAGTATGCCGTTCACTACAGCCTGTCGCCGTTGAGCACGCTGGAAGGCGAGCAAATCGGCAGCGTGATGGTCATTCAGGACGTCAGCGAGTCGCGGGAGATGATGAAGCGCCTGAGCTACAGCGCCTCGCACGATATGCTGACGCGCCTGCCGAACCGGGTCAGCTTCGAGCGTCAGCTAAAACGCCTGATCGCCAGCGCCAGCGAGCATCAGGTGCAGCATGCGCTGGTGTTTATCGACCTCGACCGCTTTAAGGCGGTAAATGACACCGCAGGCCACGCGGCGGGCGATGCGCTGCTGCGCGAAATCTCCGGGGTGATGCAGCATCACCTGCGCGGCACGGATTTCCTTGCCCGCCTCGGCGGCGACGAATTCGGCGTGCTGCTGGCGGAGTGCAGCATGGAGAAAGCCAGTGAGGCGGTCGGCCGCATCGTTGATGCCGTTAACCAGCATCGCTTTCTTTGGGAGGGCCGCCTGCACCGCGTCGGGGCCAGCGCCGGGTTAACCGTGATTACCCGGGAGAATGCCAGCGCCAGCGAGCTGATGGCCCAGGCCGACCTCGCCTGCTATAACGCTAAGCATAACGGCCGGGGTCAGCTATCGGTGTATGAAAATCACCTGCACCAGCGCCTGAAGCCAGTGATGAGCCGCATTGAAAATGAGCAGATTATCACCCAGCAGCCGATGCGCCTGCAGATCCGCGCCGCCGCGCCGCCGCGCAAAATTCATGCGGTCAGCTTCTGGCTGGCGGAGATGCAGCTGTTTACCCCGGAAGGTTATGAGATTGATGAGGCCAGCTTCCGCGCTGGCTTACAGGATGGTGAGCTGTTCGTCGCGCTCGACCGCAAGCTGATGAGTGAGTTTTTCCAGCACTATGCGCAGGGAGTGATCGGCAAGTCGCTGACGCTGGCCCTGCCGCTTTCCGGCTTCGGGCTGCGTGAGGATGCCTTTATCAGTGACGCGCTGGCGATGATAGGGCGCTATAACGTTCCGGATCATCTGCTGTGGTTCACCATCAATGCCGATGTGCTCAGCCAGCCGGACGAGCGCCTGCATGCTAATATCGGCCGCCTGCGCGCTGCCGGCTGCCGCATCGTGCTGCGCGATTTTGGCCGCAATCTTGATGCCTTCAATCAGCTGCCCGCTGATGAGATTGATTACCTGATCCTCGCTCCGGAACTGGTCAGTAACGTCCACTGTAATCTGATGGACGAAATGATGGTGTCAATTATTCACGGTCACGCCCAGCGCCAGGGGATCCTGACGCTGGCCGGACCGGTCGACCTGCCCGCCGCGCTGAATACTCTGTCATCGATCGGGATTGATGCCGTATGGGGCGATACCATCGCCGCACGCCAGCCATTATCTGCGCTGCTGGTGAACAGCTATTTTGCGATTAAGTAG
- the yegD gene encoding molecular chaperone, whose protein sequence is MFIGFDYGTANCSVAIMENGAPKLLPLEQGSPYLPSMLCAPTRDAVSEWLFRHHQVPTPQAENQALLRRALAFNREEDIEVLPGSVKFGLASLAQYMDDPEEVWFVKSPKSFLGASGLKPQQVAFFEDLVCAMMLQIRLSAQSALNDSVTQAVIGRPVNFQGLGGDDANQQAEGILARAASRAGFSDVVFQFEPVAAGLDFEATLSKETRVLVVDIGGGTTDCSMLLMGPQWHDKADRKQSLLGHSGCRVGGNDLDIMLAFKELMPLLGLGGETVKGTGLPALPWWNAVAINDVPAQSDFYAAASRKLLQDLIRDAAEPQKVQRLLKVWQQHLGYRLVRAAEESKIALSQQSEVLTALDFIESGLETGISVAGLETAISQPLERIQEQVTLALNTSGTRPDVIYLTGGSAKSPVLRAALQQQLPDIPLASGDDFGSVTAGLARWAQVMFR, encoded by the coding sequence ATGTTTATCGGTTTCGACTACGGTACGGCAAACTGCTCGGTTGCCATCATGGAAAACGGCGCACCAAAGCTGCTGCCGTTAGAGCAGGGCTCGCCTTATTTACCTTCAATGCTGTGTGCGCCGACCCGCGATGCCGTCAGTGAATGGCTGTTCCGTCACCACCAGGTGCCGACTCCGCAGGCGGAAAACCAGGCGCTGCTGCGCCGTGCCCTCGCCTTTAACCGTGAGGAAGATATTGAAGTGCTGCCGGGCAGCGTGAAATTCGGGCTGGCGTCGCTGGCGCAATATATGGATGACCCGGAGGAGGTGTGGTTTGTTAAATCACCAAAATCCTTCCTCGGTGCCAGCGGCCTGAAACCTCAGCAGGTGGCCTTCTTTGAGGACCTGGTGTGCGCGATGATGCTGCAAATTCGCCTCTCTGCGCAAAGCGCGCTGAATGACAGCGTGACGCAGGCCGTGATTGGCCGCCCGGTCAACTTCCAGGGGTTGGGCGGCGATGATGCCAACCAGCAGGCTGAAGGTATTCTGGCACGCGCTGCCAGCCGCGCCGGGTTTAGCGATGTGGTATTCCAGTTTGAACCGGTCGCTGCCGGGCTGGATTTTGAAGCCACGCTGAGCAAAGAGACGCGCGTGCTGGTGGTGGATATCGGCGGGGGAACCACCGACTGCTCGATGCTGCTGATGGGGCCGCAGTGGCATGATAAAGCCGACCGTAAGCAGAGCCTGCTGGGCCACAGCGGCTGCCGCGTTGGCGGAAACGATCTCGACATTATGCTGGCGTTTAAAGAGCTGATGCCGCTGCTGGGCCTTGGTGGGGAAACCGTGAAGGGCACCGGCCTGCCCGCGCTGCCGTGGTGGAATGCCGTGGCGATTAACGACGTTCCGGCGCAGAGTGATTTTTACGCCGCAGCTTCGCGCAAGCTGCTGCAGGACCTGATCCGCGACGCGGCCGAGCCGCAAAAGGTGCAGCGTCTGCTGAAAGTGTGGCAACAGCATCTAGGCTATCGCCTGGTGCGCGCGGCGGAAGAGAGCAAAATTGCCCTGTCGCAGCAGAGCGAGGTGCTGACCGCGCTGGACTTTATCGAGAGCGGGCTGGAAACCGGGATTAGCGTGGCGGGATTAGAGACGGCTATCAGCCAGCCGTTAGAGCGGATCCAGGAGCAGGTGACGCTGGCGTTAAATACCAGCGGCACCCGTCCTGACGTCATTTATCTCACCGGCGGCAGCGCCAAATCCCCGGTACTGCGTGCCGCACTGCAACAGCAATTGCCGGATATCCCGCTGGCCAGCGGCGATGATTTCGGCTCGGTCACCGCCGGGCTGGCACGCTGGGCGCAGGTGATGTTCCGCTGA
- a CDS encoding aldo/keto reductase produces MSNLEHRQLGRSKLQVPVLTFGGNVFGWTVDEKTSFSLLDALVEKGLNFIDTADVYSRWAPGNKGGESEVIIGNWLKQSGKRDKIILATKVGMDLGDGKTGLAPHYIRQAVEASLKRLQTDYIDLYQAHRDDADTPLQETLAAFDALIKEGKVRVIGASNYSDERLEEALKVSSDNGLARYETLQPEYNLYDREGYESGLEKVAKDHGLGVINYYSLASGFLSGKYLSKEDAAKSARGQGVVEKYLNDRGLKIVKALVEVAEKHRATPTQVALAWQIARPSITAPIVSATSLAQVEELSKAAVLKLKDDDLRLLSEVSSY; encoded by the coding sequence ATGAGTAATTTAGAACATCGCCAGCTGGGCCGCAGCAAGCTTCAGGTTCCGGTGCTGACGTTTGGTGGCAACGTATTTGGCTGGACCGTCGACGAAAAGACCTCGTTTTCGCTGCTCGACGCGCTGGTGGAAAAGGGACTCAATTTTATTGATACCGCCGATGTCTATTCACGCTGGGCGCCGGGCAACAAGGGCGGCGAGTCAGAGGTGATTATTGGTAACTGGCTGAAGCAGAGCGGCAAGCGCGACAAAATTATTCTCGCCACCAAGGTTGGCATGGACCTCGGTGATGGCAAAACCGGCCTCGCGCCGCACTATATTCGTCAGGCGGTTGAGGCATCGCTCAAGCGCCTGCAAACCGACTATATCGACCTCTATCAGGCGCACCGTGACGATGCCGATACGCCGTTGCAGGAGACGCTGGCGGCGTTTGATGCGTTGATTAAAGAGGGCAAGGTGCGGGTGATTGGTGCCTCTAACTACTCCGATGAACGTCTTGAGGAGGCGCTGAAAGTCAGCAGCGACAATGGCCTGGCGCGCTACGAAACTCTGCAGCCGGAATATAACCTTTACGACCGTGAAGGCTATGAGAGCGGGCTGGAGAAAGTCGCGAAAGATCACGGGCTGGGGGTGATTAACTACTACTCGCTGGCCAGCGGTTTCCTCAGCGGGAAATACCTGAGTAAAGAGGACGCCGCGAAAAGCGCGCGCGGGCAGGGCGTGGTCGAGAAGTATCTTAACGATCGCGGGCTGAAGATTGTCAAAGCACTGGTAGAGGTGGCGGAGAAACATCGCGCTACGCCGACGCAGGTGGCACTGGCATGGCAGATTGCCCGCCCGAGCATCACCGCCCCGATCGTCAGCGCAACATCCCTGGCACAGGTTGAAGAGCTAAGCAAAGCGGCGGTGCTGAAGCTGAAGGATGACGATTTGCGCCTGCTGTCGGAAGTGAGCAGCTATTGA
- a CDS encoding MdtA/MuxA family multidrug efflux RND transporter periplasmic adaptor subunit produces MKSQRRVPLIPLIILVALIGGGAYWWHSHSASSTAEPKAGTQQPRGKGGRHGGAGAAMAPVQASEAVRQSVPQYLSGLGTVTAANTVTLRSRVDGDLMAIHFTEGQEVKAGELLAEIDPRPYQVALMQAQGQLAKDQATLANARRDLARYEKLAKTSLVSKQELDTQRSLVSETLGTLKADEGSVASAQLNLSYSRVTAPISGRVGLKQVDIGNYITSGDTNGIVVITQTHPIDLVFSLPENDISSILSAQKSGAVPVEAWDRNNKNLLTTGQLLSMDNQIDTTTGTVKLKARFTNEDDRLFPNQFVNARLKVSTLQDAIVIPTAALQMGNEGSFVWVVNSDSKVSKKIVSVGFQDSEKVVVKAGLEAGEKVVTDGIDRLTEGAQVEVVAAQATPLTSGKSALPSKGASD; encoded by the coding sequence ATGAAATCGCAGCGCCGCGTTCCGCTAATTCCCCTGATTATCCTCGTTGCCCTGATCGGTGGTGGCGCTTACTGGTGGCACAGCCACAGCGCCTCATCCACTGCTGAGCCAAAAGCCGGCACTCAGCAACCGCGTGGCAAAGGTGGGCGACACGGCGGCGCGGGTGCAGCGATGGCTCCCGTGCAGGCGTCAGAGGCGGTACGTCAGAGCGTGCCGCAGTACCTTTCCGGATTAGGGACCGTCACCGCGGCCAATACCGTGACGCTGCGTAGCCGGGTGGACGGCGATTTAATGGCGATTCACTTCACCGAAGGGCAGGAAGTCAAAGCCGGTGAGCTGCTGGCCGAAATCGATCCGCGCCCGTACCAGGTCGCGCTGATGCAGGCTCAGGGACAGCTGGCGAAGGATCAGGCGACATTAGCCAACGCCCGCCGCGACCTGGCGCGCTATGAAAAGCTGGCGAAAACCAGCCTGGTGTCAAAACAGGAGCTGGATACGCAGCGCTCGCTGGTCAGTGAAACCCTCGGCACCCTTAAAGCCGACGAAGGCAGCGTGGCCAGCGCCCAGCTCAACCTGAGCTACAGCCGCGTCACCGCGCCCATCTCCGGCCGCGTCGGGCTGAAACAGGTCGATATCGGCAATTACATCACCAGTGGCGATACCAACGGTATTGTCGTGATCACCCAGACGCACCCGATTGACCTGGTGTTCAGCCTGCCGGAAAACGATATTTCCAGCATTCTCAGCGCGCAGAAAAGCGGCGCGGTGCCGGTCGAAGCCTGGGATCGCAACAACAAAAACCTGCTCACCACCGGCCAGCTGCTGAGCATGGACAATCAGATTGATACCACTACCGGCACCGTCAAGCTGAAGGCGCGCTTTACCAATGAAGACGATCGGCTGTTCCCCAATCAGTTTGTTAATGCGCGTCTGAAGGTCAGCACGCTGCAGGATGCGATTGTTATCCCGACCGCCGCGCTGCAGATGGGCAACGAAGGCAGCTTCGTCTGGGTGGTCAACAGCGACAGTAAAGTCAGCAAGAAAATTGTCAGCGTAGGCTTCCAGGACAGTGAAAAAGTCGTGGTTAAGGCCGGGCTGGAAGCCGGGGAGAAAGTGGTCACCGACGGGATTGACCGCCTGACCGAAGGCGCGCAGGTGGAGGTGGTGGCTGCGCAGGCCACGCCGCTGACCTCAGGGAAAAGCGCCCTGCCAAGCAAGGGAGCCAGCGACTGA